A DNA window from Trichosurus vulpecula isolate mTriVul1 chromosome 2, mTriVul1.pri, whole genome shotgun sequence contains the following coding sequences:
- the LOC118838938 gene encoding 60S ribosomal protein L10-like: protein MGRRPARCYRYCKKKPYPKSRFCRGVPDAKIRIFDLGRKKAKVDEFPLCGHMVSDEYEQLSSEALEAAWICANKYMVKSCGKDGFHIRVRLHPFHVIRINKMLSCAGADRLQTGMRGAFGKPQGTVARVRIGQVIMSIRTKVHNKVHVIEALRRAKFKFPGCQKIHISKKWGFTKFNADEFEDMVAEKCLIPDGCGVKYIPIRGLLDKWRALFHSS from the coding sequence ATGGGTCGCCGCCCTGCTCGTTGTTATAGATACTGTAAGAAGAAACCATATCCAAAATCACGGTTCTGCCGAGGTGTCCCTGATGCAAAGATAAGGATTTTTGACCTAGGTCGAAAAAAGGCAAAAGTGGATGAGTTCCCACTCTGTGGTCATATGGTGTCTGATGAATATGAACAACTGTCCTCTGAAGCTTTGGAGGCTGCATGGATCTGTGCCAACAAATACATGGTGAAGAGTTGTGGTAAAGATGGCTTCCACATCCGTGTTCGACTGCACCCTTTCCATGTTATTCGAATCAACAAAATGTTATCTTGTGCTGGTGCTGATAGACTCCAAACAGGCATGCGGGGTGCCTTTGGGAAACCCCAGGGTACTGTTGCTCGTGTACGTATAGGACAGGTGATCATGTCTATTCGCACCAAAGTCCACAACAAAGTGCATGTTATTGAGGCTTTGCGCCGAGCCAAATTTAAGTTCCCTGGTTGCCAAAAGATCCACATCTCAAAGAAATGGGGCTTCACGAAGTTTAATGCAGATGAATTTGAGGACATGGTAGCTGAGAAATGTCTCATTCCTGATGGCTGTGGGGTCAAGTATATCCCCATTCGTGGTCTGCTGGACAAGTGGCGTGCATTATTCCACTCATCATAA